One stretch of Streptomyces sp. A2-16 DNA includes these proteins:
- the ald gene encoding alanine dehydrogenase, producing MKVGIPREVKNNEFRVAITPAGVHELVRHGHQVVIERGAGLGSSIPDEEYVAEGARILDTADEVWASADLLLKVKEPVAEEYHRLRKDQTLFTYLHLAASKECTDALIESGTTAIAYETVELPSRALPLLAPMSEVAGRLAPQVGAYHLMRSVGGRGVLPGGVPGTQPARAVVIGGGVSGWNATQIAVGMGFHVTLLDRDINKLREADKVFGTKVRAIMSNSLELEKAVLDADLVIGAVLIPGAKAPKLVTNELVARMKPGSVLVDIAIDQGGCFEDSHPTTHAEPTFQVHNSVFYCVANMPGAVPNTSTYALTNATLPYIVELADRGWVEALRRDPALAKGLNTHDGKVVYREVAEAHGLEHVELETLLG from the coding sequence GTGAAGGTCGGCATCCCCCGCGAGGTCAAGAACAACGAGTTCCGGGTGGCCATCACCCCCGCCGGTGTGCACGAGCTCGTGCGCCACGGCCACCAGGTCGTCATCGAGCGGGGCGCCGGCCTCGGCTCCTCGATCCCGGACGAGGAGTACGTCGCCGAGGGCGCCCGGATCCTGGACACCGCCGACGAGGTGTGGGCCAGTGCCGACCTGCTGCTGAAGGTCAAGGAGCCGGTCGCCGAGGAGTACCACCGCCTGCGCAAGGACCAGACGCTCTTCACCTACCTGCACCTGGCCGCGTCCAAGGAGTGCACCGACGCGCTCATCGAGTCCGGCACCACCGCGATCGCCTACGAGACCGTCGAGCTGCCCTCCCGCGCGCTTCCGCTGCTCGCCCCGATGTCCGAGGTCGCGGGCCGGCTCGCCCCGCAGGTCGGCGCCTACCACCTGATGCGCTCGGTCGGCGGCCGCGGTGTCCTGCCCGGCGGTGTGCCCGGCACGCAGCCCGCGCGGGCCGTCGTCATCGGCGGCGGGGTCTCCGGCTGGAACGCCACCCAGATCGCCGTCGGCATGGGCTTCCACGTCACGCTGCTCGACCGCGACATCAACAAGCTCCGCGAGGCCGACAAGGTCTTCGGCACCAAGGTCCGCGCGATCATGTCCAACTCCCTCGAGCTGGAGAAGGCGGTCCTGGACGCCGACCTCGTCATCGGCGCGGTCCTCATCCCGGGCGCCAAGGCCCCGAAGCTGGTCACCAACGAGCTCGTGGCGCGGATGAAGCCCGGAAGTGTCCTTGTCGACATCGCGATCGACCAGGGCGGCTGCTTCGAGGACTCCCACCCGACCACGCACGCCGAGCCGACCTTCCAGGTGCACAATTCGGTCTTCTACTGCGTCGCCAACATGCCCGGCGCGGTGCCCAACACCTCGACCTACGCGCTCACCAACGCCACGCTGCCCTACATCGTCGAACTCGCCGACCGGGGCTGGGTGGAGGCGCTGCGCCGCGATCCCGCGCTGGCCAAGGGTCTCAACACCCATGACGGCAAGGTCGTTTACCGGGAGGTCGCGGAGGCCCACGGTCTGGAGCACGTGGAGCTCGAGACCCTGCTCGGCTGA
- a CDS encoding tetratricopeptide repeat protein: MTDQVVDAGGTQLSGEGQFLGRTRELKELLADIERAGLDTLSGKKAPRARVLLIAGRPGSGRTALAEELVRTVADRYDDGVLRARLSEPDGTPVPVADAARELLGALDVPAPAGAAEDDLTAVLREALADRRALVLLDDAVAADQVDALLPDTPECLVVAVSGGPLTGIADVRPCTLGGLDTKSALELLSRHTGSVRITVDPRAAEGLVEECQGQPAALMLAGGWLAARPKAAVADLAKQLHAESDEGSPLSRVFGLVYASLPAAAARTLRLLSLAPAGLVDPHTASALAGCSVDGARATLDDFVGLGLLHAVDSPLPQYELPGCLHPLLKALADSQDRPAELRLARARMLERTVRLLQSSRAITETDSPDAREKLQGMPRSVRFPSPRAAEDWLRLRRPALLAAARLAVADGELDTLARRLMSQLVRTMVAHFGMQAAAPDLYGIHGLVLDVAERRALPREKAAALLNLGDLDARTGRTREALARYRAALDAGREANDPYATGRAMESVGGAHLELGDYDRAADWFGRALAQRLARDERAEAARLYGRIAAAHTYAGRYGEAVRNWRAALAGYRKNGDVGAHARALSELARVQEYAGHPEESLRTCQEAVELARRAEDGRLQAALQLRLADTLDHLGDPAAAQLHRGAAERLLGEEQSQEEPGPQQAEDPKQDADACEIRSTSAED, encoded by the coding sequence AGGCGCCCCGCGCGCGCGTGCTGCTCATCGCGGGGCGCCCCGGATCCGGCCGTACCGCACTCGCCGAGGAACTCGTCCGCACGGTCGCTGACCGTTACGACGACGGGGTGCTGCGCGCCCGGCTGAGCGAGCCCGACGGCACCCCCGTACCGGTCGCGGACGCCGCCCGCGAACTGCTCGGCGCACTCGATGTGCCGGCGCCCGCCGGAGCCGCCGAGGACGATCTCACGGCGGTGCTGCGCGAGGCCCTCGCCGACCGGCGCGCCCTGGTGCTGCTCGACGACGCGGTGGCCGCGGACCAGGTGGACGCCCTGCTTCCGGATACCCCGGAATGCCTGGTCGTGGCCGTGTCGGGAGGGCCGCTGACCGGGATCGCGGACGTCCGCCCGTGCACCCTCGGCGGGCTCGACACCAAGTCCGCGCTGGAACTGCTGTCCCGGCACACCGGGTCGGTCCGCATCACCGTCGATCCCCGGGCCGCCGAAGGGCTCGTCGAGGAGTGCCAGGGCCAGCCCGCCGCGCTGATGCTGGCCGGGGGCTGGCTCGCCGCCCGCCCCAAGGCGGCGGTCGCCGATCTGGCCAAACAACTGCATGCGGAGAGTGACGAGGGAAGCCCGCTCAGCCGGGTCTTCGGACTGGTCTACGCCTCCCTGCCCGCCGCTGCCGCCCGCACCCTGCGACTGCTCTCCCTGGCTCCGGCCGGCCTCGTCGACCCGCACACCGCGTCCGCGCTCGCCGGCTGCTCGGTGGACGGCGCCCGCGCCACCCTGGACGACTTCGTCGGCCTCGGGCTGCTGCACGCCGTGGACTCCCCGCTGCCGCAGTACGAGCTCCCCGGCTGTCTGCACCCCCTGCTCAAGGCCCTCGCGGACAGCCAGGACCGCCCGGCCGAGCTGCGCCTGGCCCGTGCCCGCATGCTGGAGCGGACCGTACGGCTGCTCCAGTCCTCCCGCGCGATCACCGAGACCGACAGCCCCGACGCCCGCGAGAAGCTCCAGGGCATGCCGCGCTCCGTGCGCTTCCCGAGCCCCCGGGCCGCCGAGGACTGGCTGCGCCTGCGCAGGCCCGCGCTGCTCGCCGCGGCCCGCCTCGCGGTCGCCGACGGGGAGCTGGACACCCTCGCCCGGCGTCTGATGTCGCAGCTCGTGCGCACGATGGTGGCCCACTTCGGCATGCAGGCCGCCGCCCCCGACCTCTACGGCATCCACGGCCTCGTCCTCGACGTGGCCGAGCGGCGCGCGCTGCCCCGGGAGAAGGCCGCCGCCCTGCTGAACCTCGGCGACCTGGACGCCCGGACCGGCCGCACCCGGGAGGCGCTGGCGCGCTACCGGGCGGCCCTGGACGCCGGACGGGAGGCGAACGACCCGTACGCGACCGGCCGCGCGATGGAATCCGTAGGCGGCGCGCATCTGGAGCTCGGGGACTACGACCGGGCCGCCGACTGGTTCGGCCGGGCCCTCGCCCAGCGCCTGGCCCGGGACGAGCGCGCGGAGGCCGCCCGGCTGTACGGCCGTATCGCCGCCGCGCACACCTACGCGGGCCGCTACGGCGAGGCGGTCAGGAACTGGCGGGCCGCCCTCGCCGGGTACCGCAAGAACGGCGATGTCGGGGCCCACGCACGGGCGTTGAGCGAACTCGCCCGGGTCCAGGAGTACGCCGGACACCCCGAGGAGTCGCTGCGCACCTGCCAGGAGGCCGTGGAGCTGGCCCGTCGCGCCGAGGACGGCCGGCTCCAGGCCGCGCTCCAGCTGCGGCTCGCGGACACGCTGGACCACCTGGGCGATCCCGCGGCCGCTCAGCTGCACCGCGGCGCCGCGGAACGGCTGCTGGGCGAGGAGCAATCCCAGGAGGAACCCGGGCCCCAGCAGGCCGAGGACCCGAAACAGGACGCTGACGCCTGCGAAATCCGTAGTACATCTGCAGAAGATTGA